One Bacillota bacterium genomic window carries:
- a CDS encoding MFS transporter: protein MISNEMKMKLSKWRRWGILAVLSMGGGIIYILPYLSCYFYIPMKEAMHLNNTQLGLMGSALGIAAMILYWPGGWVADRFSPRKLVTLSLSAVGLLGLWMATFPPFKILIVIQLLMGVFTTLTFWSAMIKATRQLGSSTEQGRFFGFLEAGRNLITVVVVAGALALFAKMGSNAIGLRWAIILLSVGVFIIALLSWFSISDQQEVAQEESSDDKEQVPLWEGITRVVKLPAVWMVMLIILSAYVTSVGITYITPYATDVYKQSVVFGGLLYTIMEWTSIFASPVAGFIADRITTSKATIYSFIILVLSWSIFVFVKGGASLYYVLLVNSIVIGCTIYGLRGIYYALLEEGAIPRILTGTATGLISFIAYTPDVFIPYVAGRLLDKYPGGLGYKYFFLILALFSVFGLILTVIFRKTVSVSGTEKPVA, encoded by the coding sequence TTGATTAGTAATGAAATGAAAATGAAACTGAGCAAATGGAGACGCTGGGGTATTCTGGCGGTGCTCTCTATGGGCGGCGGCATCATCTACATCCTGCCGTACCTGAGTTGTTACTTCTACATACCCATGAAAGAAGCAATGCACCTGAACAATACACAGCTGGGTCTGATGGGAAGCGCCCTCGGTATCGCCGCCATGATCCTCTATTGGCCAGGGGGCTGGGTAGCCGACCGCTTTTCCCCGAGAAAACTGGTAACGCTTTCTCTTAGCGCTGTCGGACTCCTGGGTCTTTGGATGGCTACGTTTCCGCCGTTTAAAATCTTGATCGTCATCCAACTTTTAATGGGCGTCTTCACAACTCTCACTTTCTGGTCGGCCATGATCAAGGCTACGAGGCAGCTCGGTTCCAGCACGGAGCAGGGAAGGTTCTTCGGCTTCCTCGAGGCCGGCAGAAACCTGATAACCGTAGTCGTAGTCGCAGGCGCGCTCGCCCTCTTCGCCAAAATGGGAAGCAACGCCATCGGGCTCCGTTGGGCAATCATTCTCCTCTCGGTAGGAGTGTTCATCATCGCCCTCCTAAGCTGGTTCAGCATCTCGGACCAGCAGGAGGTCGCGCAGGAAGAGTCTAGCGACGACAAGGAGCAGGTGCCACTCTGGGAGGGAATCACCAGAGTAGTCAAACTCCCGGCGGTGTGGATGGTTATGCTCATCATCCTTTCCGCCTACGTCACCTCCGTCGGGATTACCTACATCACTCCTTACGCCACGGACGTTTACAAGCAGAGTGTTGTTTTCGGAGGCCTCCTCTACACGATCATGGAGTGGACCTCTATTTTCGCATCTCCGGTCGCAGGCTTTATTGCAGACAGGATCACCACATCGAAGGCAACCATTTATAGCTTTATCATCCTGGTTCTTAGCTGGTCCATTTTTGTCTTTGTCAAAGGGGGAGCGTCGCTTTACTACGTACTGCTTGTCAATTCCATTGTCATCGGTTGTACAATCTATGGACTCCGCGGAATTTACTACGCCCTCCTTGAGGAGGGAGCCATACCGCGCATCCTTACCGGAACAGCTACAGGATTAATCTCTTTCATCGCGTACACCCCCGATGTCTTCATCCCCTACGTTGCGGGGCGCCTTCTCGATAAGTACCCGGGAGGGCTGGGGTACAAGTACTTTTTCCTCATCCTTGCGCTCTTTTCAGTTTTCGGCCTTATCCTGACCGTTATTTTCAGAAAAACAGTAAGCGTAAGTGGAACGGAAAAGCCTGTTGCGTAA
- a CDS encoding DUF1638 domain-containing protein yields MHFHSVALVICEAIAPEVEHFLPSYIEPHVIEFGLHNHPGKLNERLRAVLRDLEEKRDWDAILFGYGRCADGVVGLKAKRTRLVLPKVDDCIPLFLGSKERYCAQAREEAGTFYLTKGWIENGENPLSIYLQKPAWTKKYPPEVARWTAREIMKNYSRVALVNTGSYCLEPYIGYARRTAETFGLKFEIVPGSLEYLQQLLGGPWNDERFLVLGPGEAVTKEMFYDDEIFARLKSS; encoded by the coding sequence ATGCACTTTCACAGCGTGGCGCTTGTCATCTGCGAGGCTATCGCGCCGGAAGTCGAGCACTTTCTCCCTTCATACATCGAACCACACGTGATCGAATTTGGTCTTCATAATCATCCTGGCAAGCTCAACGAGAGACTGCGCGCCGTGCTGCGGGATCTGGAAGAGAAAAGGGACTGGGATGCGATTCTCTTCGGTTACGGCCGCTGCGCCGATGGAGTGGTGGGCCTAAAAGCGAAAAGAACAAGATTAGTGCTACCGAAAGTGGACGACTGCATTCCCCTTTTTCTCGGCTCGAAGGAACGCTACTGCGCCCAGGCACGGGAAGAAGCTGGGACGTTTTATCTTACTAAGGGGTGGATCGAGAACGGAGAAAATCCCCTATCCATTTATTTGCAAAAGCCTGCCTGGACGAAAAAGTATCCTCCGGAAGTTGCCCGGTGGACGGCGCGTGAGATTATGAAAAATTACAGCCGGGTTGCCCTGGTGAATACAGGTTCTTACTGCCTGGAACCGTATATCGGCTATGCCCGGAGAACGGCGGAAACCTTTGGCCTTAAGTTCGAGATCGTTCCCGGTTCCCTGGAATACCTGCAACAACTCCTCGGCGGGCCCTGGAATGATGAAAGATTTCTTGTGCTCGGGCCGGGTGAAGCCGTAACAAAAGAGATGTTTTATGATGACGAAATTTTTGCCAGACTGAAAAGCAGTTAA